A single genomic interval of Christensenellaceae bacterium 44-20 harbors:
- a CDS encoding cupin domain-containing protein: MYKNIKKEQVLSLKDQIAYQQGQVMSKTLVQNELVSVTIFSFDQGEEISTHASGGDAMVTVLDGKGRFTIGGQVYYLEQGQTIVMPKDIPHAVYGEEQFKMLLIVSF, translated from the coding sequence ATGTATAAAAACATCAAAAAAGAGCAAGTGCTGTCGCTCAAAGATCAAATCGCGTATCAGCAGGGGCAGGTCATGAGCAAAACGCTGGTGCAAAACGAGCTCGTCAGCGTTACAATCTTTTCCTTTGATCAGGGAGAGGAAATCTCCACCCATGCCTCCGGGGGCGATGCAATGGTAACCGTGCTGGATGGCAAAGGGCGCTTCACCATCGGCGGCCAGGTCTACTATCTGGAGCAGGGGCAGACGATCGTCATGCCCAAGGATATTCCCCACGCTGTATACGGCGAAGAACAGTTCAAAATGCTGCTGATCGTCTCTTTTTAG
- a CDS encoding Hpt domain-containing protein, with the protein MEDTRMTVQQCYQAMGSDYEDVMSRLRTDERVKKFLLKVSSDSSYALLCSSLEQKDISEAFWVAHTIKGITQNLSLTKLYASSAQLCDVLRDRQEYGEDIQPAFEAVEKDYEFTIGCVQQLAESV; encoded by the coding sequence ATGGAGGATACGAGGATGACGGTGCAGCAATGTTATCAGGCAATGGGCTCAGATTATGAGGATGTGATGAGCAGGCTCAGGACGGATGAGCGGGTGAAAAAATTCCTGCTCAAGGTGTCGAGCGATTCCAGCTATGCGCTGCTATGCAGTTCGCTGGAGCAAAAGGATATCTCCGAGGCTTTTTGGGTGGCGCATACGATAAAAGGCATCACCCAGAATCTCTCGCTGACAAAGCTCTATGCGTCCTCTGCGCAGCTTTGCGACGTGCTGCGGGATCGGCAGGAATATGGCGAGGATATCCAGCCTGCCTTTGAGGCAGTGGAAAAGGACTACGAGTTCACCATCGGCTGTGTTCAGCAGCTGGCGGAGAGCGTATAG